Genomic window (Amaranthus tricolor cultivar Red isolate AtriRed21 chromosome 7, ASM2621246v1, whole genome shotgun sequence):
GAGGAGATAGTATGAAAAATTGTCTCCACTCAtgtttaagagaaataaaattataatgggTGGAAAATTTTTTCCCTTGTAGTTTCCCTCGCTAAAATCAGTCCAAAAAAACAATGGAAAATGAGGAAACTAGTTTTCCAAGAAAAAGTTTTGCCGCATAACACACCCGTATTTCCACAGCATCGCCAATCACCATTTTACCATAAATCATGTTTCTGCTATGTACTTTGATGGCTGCATTATGAACATAATATTCAATTTTGCTTGACAAAAGATCCATTTCTGTACGATTGACAAAAGATGAACTACCCTCTTTTTCACCTCTACTTTTCTCTGGTATCTCGCTCCATTCTCTAACTTGAGCCTCACTATAAAGTTTTAAATTTGAGGTGTACTAATGGGATTTCCAATATCTTCATAGCATCCAGGTCTGGTACAATGCTGTTCTTGTTCTATTAGCAGGATATATGAAATATGCAACAGTTGCCATTTCTGCTTTCTCCATTTGGTAAGGATTTTGAGCAAAACCATTTTGTTGTTATGGTTTTCATTTTTCGATTCCAATTGATGGATCAAGCTCACAAAAGATAAATTTTTCAGCCTAAATGTGAGTACATGGGAGCTGATGATATGCCTTGGCTTTCTTGGTGCTGCATGGTAAGCCTCTTACTCCAAAGTCTTACTGCACTTATGATTTGGGATCTGCATCGGTCACTGCTTACATTCTTCTCTGTAGTGTTCGAGTTTCAAATGAGCTTGGAAGAGGAAATGGCAAGGCAGCAAAGTTTTCGGTTGAAGTGATCTTATATACTTCACTTTTCATTGGCATATTCTTTTGGATTTTATGTTTGGCATTTGGCCATCAGATTTCCTACTTATTTACAAGTAGTGAGGAAGTTGCAAAAGCTGTGTCTAGCCTTTCTGTTCCGCTTGCCTTTTCAATCCTGCTTAATAATGTTGGACCAGTATTATCAGGTTAGTAAGTGATGTTATTGCCGATGCTGCTTGATATTGATCTTAAAGTTGCATGAAGCATCCTAGTTGCCGAGTGCTGTTTTTCAACCCCTTAATTTTTGTTCTGGTCACACTTGCTTTTGGTAGTTTGACTCGTTCAGTAAAAGTTTAAACTTGAATGTGGATACAAGAATATAAGATAGAAAACTACAGACATGGAGGTATTGGCCATGGGGACACATTAACTATGCTGCTTGGACTCGATTATTTGTCTGGTATATCTTATGTGGTGGGTCAATGATGTCAATTGATatcacttaaataaaaattataaacaagtaATATCAATTAGTAGAGTTAGATGAGTTGGTAGTAGTGGAATTCATACTAGAGATACCTTGTTTGACTCTTGTCTCCCCTTCATTTTGACTTCCTTTTACTGTTAAtctaaaaaatgcaacttttaATTCAAGGGCCGAAGGCCAGAAGTAACGGAAAGTATTCTATATAACAGTAATGGGGTTTTGTAACCAGAGTTATATTATTAAGTGTGGAGGAATccatacataaataaaaataaagatttgCCTAAATTTAGGGAACTAATAAAGGTGAGAAAATAATTTGTTAATAAAACtgcaacattacaatatcaCTAAAGATGGAGTGTATAAGGAACAATGGTCAGTTACAAACAGTAGCATGTAATTGAGGGGACCCTTAAGGAAATAATTTGTTCTCATAATATTTCCTTGATGTTCCACTTCATACTTCTTAAATTTCTTAAGAAAAATCACATCTAAATTTCCTGAAGATAGCAATGGTCTTAACTTTACACATGCTCTGCTGGTTGCTTTATatgactaaaattttctatCTACTTGTAttctttataaattttcaatcgTTTACTCAATAAAAGACAAACAAAACCTAACCTGAAATTATGCGTGTCATTCAAAATATGAAAACCTGGTGTGGAAAACTGGCTTTCAGACGTTAttcaatgtattattttttatgtagaTTATCAACAtcacttgtttttttttcctaGATCCGCCTCTGGTTGTACTATgaaaaaatttactttattttgcCCCAAAGTAAAGTGTCCTAGTTTTCTAAGTCCTACCCATGCGAATGTCGAGATCTGACATCAAATACTCCAACATGGATGTATGAAGTGAAATGAAGGGTTCCAATTATGAGTATGAAAAGCTAAAATTTGCATATGAAAACTAGGATTTTGTCTTCTTGTTGCTTTACATTCATTATGCTTGGTTTTCCTGTTTGAAATTAAGATGAAGCTTAAACCTGACCTTGTTAAggatattgttttttatttgatcatatcaGTTGGTAAAAGCTATGGATGCAACAGAGTGATGTATTTTTTGATATATTGAGTTGACACGAAGCTGTTCTacttatttatgattttatctCAACCCTTTGCTTTCCACACAGGGGTGGCAATTGGCTGTGGTTCGCAAGGATTAGTCGCAATTGTTAATATGTGTTCGTATTATGTTATCGGGATCCCAGTTGGAGTTCTTCTTGCATATGCTGCAGATTTAGAGGTTAAAGTACGTTTTTCTTAATTCAGTCTATTAGTAATACTATTATGTGATTGCcattttttttggattatagGGCAGTCTTAGCGAAGGGTAGGTCTAGTTGTCTAGTTGAGATTCGATCCCAGGACCTTGCCTCGGAAAGGCACTACTTGCTCAAACTGAGACAAGACCTGATTGTTTGCAATGATGAAGCAACAAATTATACATTTTCTAATCATCTTGTTGGTTTaattgatgtgtaaacaagacgagaaaccttgttacaaaatgataagttaaaggggtcacacgttttttggtatattttttttagtatgatcagattagttaggggaactctcaccctaaacttgaggatataacaaggaggaacactcactcacttgtttgggtgtagcttagattagggaactctcaccaaatcgtcaactacaagctttagttttaggaactctcactaaaactctaactcttcaaatttggaacactcaaatttggacaattaaaattgactaaacacaagtcaagttcaataaacaaaacacaagttttttggcaaatttctggatgtgtttttcattcatcaaagtatgctatatatagcattcttacattaaataattacaacctttcacttgcctaaataaattcacaaaagaaaataaaaagacaacaaaataaaagagaattaagtggctaatcaatgtccacattaatctccactacacacacttaagactaattaaacaaagattaaaactagggaagaaatggccagcaattaaactcttcacatggctccttcaagtgtgcaaagtaacatccaaaacagcccattcatttgcctggtaactcccatttactcctccatttaagcttctttattattgcattttactcctacaataatgcctagtaacccccacttaaaaaggttaatattcagccataaatactcctaaaaacatgcccctttgaattccaaaactgcagctttaaatgagattaaaaaccagccataaatctccttaaaacatgccccttcgtattccaaaactgtttggaattaattccttgtaaccgacaccctttaatttatactttcaacaaagtacttagtcatacttagcaaagtacaaccatttgatgacttatttggaccgtgcatgctatgatcaaaataagacttggacaaaattaattcccttgcattggattggacttggacatcttggacacttgtaccttgaccatcttggtcattaATAGTCATAAGATTTTTGCTTGTTACCTGGTGAAAAGAGCAAGTCGAGCTTAGATTACTACTCCACCTTGGTGACTGATATTAATTGTGCCAATTCAATGAATCAAGAAGCTGAAACTTGAAAGTTGAaacattaatttgaagtgtAGAAGTATAATTTGTAATCCTATAAAATAGCCATCTAGTATTTTTGCGGGCTTCTTTGAATATAGATCATTTGATATCCTCACGCTTTAACTTGACTTACATGTCTGGAATATCCATTATCACATTTGACTAACCTCTACTTTGCTTGTGCTTTAGGGAATATGGATAGGAATGATGTGTGGAATGGTGACACAGACAATTGCACTACTCTACATTACTTGGAAAATTGATTGGGCTGAAGAGGTAATATGAAgccatttttaattttcactcTATTCACTTGCAGTTTCTTTTTAGGGGCAATCTCATTAGTTATCCCAAGTTTATGGATGTTCTCTTTGGTAAGCCAAAAGATTTATTCTCCATGGTAGCCCTTTGTTTCAAAAAGTTATCCATCATGGCAAGAATGAGCTTAAAACAATTGGACTACTTTAACTTTGTTAACCAAGGTTAGTATCAAAGGAAATGgcattttaaccatttttctAAACATATTGAGCTAAAAAGGAATAAATGGAACCACCCATTCCTTCAATTTATTACTCTTGCTCTTTTGATTTAATGCAACGTTggaggaattttttttaatgtcatcAAATATTCTGAAATCTCTAAACTTGTTCTGCAGATATTATAAATAGCTTATTTTAATGCTCCAAAATTTGTATACAAAATAACTAAAGCGTGACCTTTTGTGTAACAAAAAATGAACTCTAATCTGTATAAACCAAAACTGAACTCTTACAAAAAAGAATTACACCTTCTAGTCCTCGACTACACAGGTTGAGATGCGGAAATGGGAAAGGGTACTTGTCTTAGATATATCCTTCTTATTCCGTCCAACAAATTTGTTTGCTGTCAAAGTTCTCTTGCAAGTCATTGCATTGTGCCCAAATGACTTGCACAGTTGCAGTTGCTGCAgttgtggttttttttttcttctcttcgttcttcttcatcatctctcTTGCTGTTTCTGCAAGGCCTCCCTACCCATGATCTCAGGTCCATCAATATCTGGCCATTGTATAGGATATAAACTTGATCCCATAAGAATAAGTAACCTTATAATTTCTAATAGAGTTCAATCATGTGCAAACTGATGTATCGTGGGTCCAACCTTCCATGTATAACTTCTCTCCTCATATCTGCCAAGAACCACATAAGCACTTTGTTTGTTAAGGCTGACAGGAAGAAAGCGTGTCTCTAAGACATGATAGAGGGTCTTGTCGAAAACCCTAAGCTTTTGAGGGACCTTTAAATGGACAATATTGGAGAGATACTTTGATGTGGGCATCCTCCTAAAGAAGTCCTAGAGAGAAAACAAGAAAAGAGAGCCACCTAATGAGGGGGAGTAGCCTTCAAGAAAGATTTCTCAATTGCAAAGGGTTTAAGGGGTTGCGCAATGAGAGCTTGTAAGCATAGTACAAATATTGCATACATCACTGTACCGTAAAATTTTTAAGCTTACTGTGACCAAAATTTAGGCTAAACAACTGCAAAATCATTTgcattgatcacaaaaggtGTTTTTCGACCATTTTGCAATCACCACTAGTTTCAAGATTTTGTAACATGCTTGCAAAAGCTAGGTGAGCATCAAATCATAAGGTTTTGAGAGAGAAAACACTAGAGCACTTAGAGAACCAAAAAGAGTGTAATCTTATTGTTTATGTAATTGTTGCAACACGTTAATGATCAAATCTATTGATTAAGAAAGGGTAACAAAGTTAATCGTAATTATTgtgtattgttattgtttatgacatttttatattgctCTTGTTGTGTTTTGGTTGCTTGTATTTGACACGCAGTTGTTCGCACGACCACGGTTGTCAAAGATAAAGATTTATAACCTGATCACCTATAGATAGATTTAGTCTTATGATAAATTCAAGTCAAAATTTCTTgtgtttaaaaataaagatttatAACATTTATGCAAGGATGATCATCATAGTGGGCAGACTCACACTATTAAACTTCAAATTCTGAAAAACAACTAACCATGGGAATCGGGAGATGCGAAAATCATGACTAATATCATAACATTAAAacataaatagaaataaaatcaGCATCATATCGAAATAGGATTGACGTTGGAATCTAAATTAGACTTAGCGTTGGTGTACCTTCAAAGTCTAAAGCCTAATTTGGAAGAACTAAGCAAATGACCCAATTGGTGTACCGTGAAACTAGATGAACATTCTAATATAAACACGTTGCACATCATGATTAAACTAGCAAACAATCAAACCAGTACAAGATAGGCAATTATGAACCCATTCAAATTATGTTTCTATTCAATTATTCAATCATTTGATatgattttacccctttttaCCCTATAAGTAATCTTTAGCGACATAAATAGATATAAACTATGTAAGCAATAAAGAAAGCAACCAAAGAACATGAGAGACGAAGAAGAGAATTTAACTTTATCCAAATCAATAAATGAAGGCATTTGAGGtgtcaaactaaaaaaaagacaATGTTCTCAATGAACTAGGGTACTATGTGTACTAAAAGTAGGGATAAAAGATATATTTTAGTCTAAAAGGCTCGAAATGGTCGAAATTGTAATATCTCGTATTGGGCTTTGGGCCCCACACATCTAGAGAGATTATTGTATTTCATTTGGCTATAAGCTTGTACTCTAGTGTCTGTTTGAGGCATATAATATGTCGAAGGAAaactcttgaagtctagtttcaaACACTATAGGTCTTGCATCATTTTGACTTcttaatcaaaagttatgatCAAAATAGTAGCCCTTTTCTTATCTTCTTGGCCCAACTTTACCAAGTCTTATAAATGTGTTTCTATCAATTAGTACATCTCATTTTCACATCTTTATGTGATATAACCTTTAAACAACAAAGGGGCACAAAACTCTCGAACAAGAGTAAAATCCATTGTAAAACATGAGATTTAATATGGAAACAAGTATTACGCACATAAAATGGGGGCTAAAATTCATAGAAAAATAGGACACATTGGTTTACTTTACCCTAAATCTACTCCTATTTCATAACAATTGTTATGGAGAGTCTAATGTTGTTGATCCTTAAAGTCTTTGTTATAGATTTTTGAATCATTAAAGTTGTAGAGGAGAAATAAAGCTAGGGGTCAAGAGATGGTGGATTACGAAAATTTCTTTATGGTTTTAAAGAAAAGAGGTTTTGTTTAAAcccttaataaaaaaattatacaaggATTAAAAAGTTTAATGGAGTTTTCCTAGGAGGAGGGTGAAATCAAGTATTGAAGGACACTTAATTGACTTTGGTGGAAGAGCGATGATGTGAAATGAAGTCTTTGTTATCAAGGATTGAAAACTTTGAAGAAGCAACTAGGTATAGTAGCATTGAAAAGAAACAAAATCCATCTAAGGATGGCAGTGAGGTGAAATTAGGATGTACCATAGTAGAGAGGGAAACAAAAGTTAACTATTGTGAGAACTGAGAACGTGTGCTTCCGTTGCAACAATTAAAGGTTTGAGAGAAAATGAAGAGTAAGGcaaacatgaaataaaaataaggtcGTTACATTACATAACAATTGCTTTATAACAAATATTGTGCTAATCGAATCGCAAAACCCCTTAATCATGGAATAACAACCTTATTAAGTTGTCAGTCTAACATTTTGCCacaattatctttttttttttggtagtgTATTCGACTCTAAAAGTTCTAATATAAGCATTTATTCAAGTATATGTTCTAGGATACTAGGGTACTTGAATTACTATgataaaacaattttttttaaagataataATTCAAATTGCGATGGACACGAAATGAGTTGTAACACCGTGAAGTGCCGCATCCGCGCAATCACAACTATCACCACAAGCACGACAGCGTCTGAATTTTTTCTATGCGTGCAATGAATCCAATCAAAGACTTGGAAAGGTGAGGGTGCTAGCAAAGGGTGTAGGAAGAAgataagaagaaaataaatgTCAAAAAGGACTTGAAGAAAAAGAGGATTGCATTTCAAATGAGGAAGATGGAAGAGTTGAATCTTTGATTAAGTTATCAAAGAGAATTGAAAAGTGGGAGAGTTCCCCAATGTGGAGAGACATGTGTTGATGACCGAAAGTGATGATGGTAGTAGAGGTGAATGGATCTTTTACTAGAGGCACTCACCTCTATTTTGTAGAGATACGAAAATGTTCTTGAACATGAAGGCTTGTGAAGGTGAGAGGATGTCTTTGCCGAGTGGAGAGGAAGTTGAGgtagaatttaatggaaaagtGTATTTGAAGATGCACAATTGTGTTGTGAGGTTATTTGGGATTGTGAAATATCTTTCAAAGATGATGAGAAACCTTATCTAGTTAAGGAGATTAGTAAAAAAAGGATGCACTAtcaagcatagtgcaaaaataaggtcGCATCATCATATCACGACTGTATTGTGAAGATTTTTTAGTTTACCGCGATCGAAATATAGGCTGCATTGACTGCAAAAATTATCCGTATTGATATCGCGACTGAGGATGGCTAGATAGAGTATGGTTCTATTAAAAGGATTGATGAGGTGCAATAATGATTATGTGTTGCATTGTGGAGGTAGCCAACAAGGCAATAAGGATGATGCAATGTTGAAGCCACTAAGAAGAATGACGTTTTAAAGCCATTGCCTGACGAAGATTTGCGTTTTCGGATGAGTAAGCACCATTTTGCATTGTGAAGATTTGCTTGTCCGGATGAGCAAACCACATGCTCGGATGAGAAAGCCTAATGCTTAGACAAGCACCATTTTGCATGAATAAGCAACATTTTGAAGCCATTGCCTGACGAAGATTTGCGTGTCCGAGCATACGTGCGTGCAGGTCATCAAAGAGGTTTTTGTTGAAAACTTCAAGCATTTGAGGGGCCTTTATAAGACGAAACCGTTGAGATAATACAATGTTGGAAAATCTCCAAGAGAACTACTAAAGAGAGAGAACAAGAACCGAGAGCCACCGCTTAAGGAGGAGTAATATTCAAGAATGATCTCTCTATTGTAGAGGGTTTGAGGGTAGCTCGTAAGAAAGCGTGTGAAAGCTAGTTGAGTGCCCCAAAGTGTGAGGGTTGAAGAGTGTTAATACTAAGTAAGTTTGCGAGCAAAAAATAGTGTTTCTAATCTTATTGTTAATGTAATTGTTGAGTTGCATATTAATGACAAGTTTTGTTGGTTGAGGAAGGGCAACCAAATTACCCATAATTTTTTTGTGTATCATTGTTATTGGAACTTTCGTATTGTTGTGGTTTGTGTGATTGAATTCTCTCAAACCTAATGAAATGCAAGTGTTTTGCATGTTTGGTGACAAACAAATACACAAAGTACACAAAAAAACAGAGCACAACAACCaacaagaagaataacaagATTTATGAGGTATCCAAGGATATCTCTCTCTCAAATAAagattacttttattaatatactcaacaatacattaatgacaaGCCTCACAACCTTTGAGAACACTCTCAAAGAAAAAATTGAACCTTTGATGTCAATCTCTCACAAACAACCTAATACAAGGAAGAAAGAAAGCTCTTGGCTAAACCCTAGTTGTTTCTACATATTAGTCTCTCCACACTCATTGAAGTATGTTCTAAGACCCTTATATATAGTCTAAGACATATTAGAAACCCTAAGATCAAAGGGCTTGAAGCCCAACCAATTCCGCAACAAAACCCTTGCTCGACTTGGTCGAGTAGCTGTCTTCAGCTCGAGGGGCTGCCTTGGTCGTGCACCATTTCCCTCGATCTTTGCCTTGCCCAAAGTTCTCCAAATCATCAACATTAATCACCTCATCAAGTGATCCAAAGCTAATTCTCCCATATTCGCACACACTTCATCACTCTTAAGTGTGCATGCCATTGAGTAAGCTACTAGGTGATCAAAGTCACCTCCAACATTGTGAGAGTTGGCTCTTGCTCTAACACCTAATTTTCCCATCCCTATAACAGTAGCCATTTGAATACCATAAATAGTTCATATTAACTCATTCAATGACTTTGCACATACAACATTGTTCACTTTGATATCCATCATCAACATTTCAACCTCCTAGTAGTAGTCGCCCATTTTGTTGTGACCATCTGCTTGCTTGTTTCCAAACTCATGCATTTATCAGCAGAAAACATAATGGTATATCTAGAGTTGTTAGCTCTATTTACCATTATTGGAAAGCTAGACTATATGAAGCAATTCTTTATTATGTCCATAAATAATTGTCAAGGTTTGATGTATAATTTAGAAGAATTAGATTAACAAAAAGGGGTTTTCCAAATGTAACAAGGTTAAGAAAATgaatgtgtttggcttagaagGTCtaggtataaaaatggaatgatTTTAAGGAATTTATGTGGGTGTAATATCGAATGGTAAAATACTGTTTGGGTTTGACAGGGTTTCAAGGGTTTTGGATAGGGTTTAAAGGTATTCTGGAACAggtttttcaaggttttgaaaCACGTTTCAAAGACTCTTTTTCTGGTATTTTAATGTTATggaaaataaatgaataaactaGGAATACTCACTAGATTTTTATGATTCAAGGATATGCAAGCAAGGAACACTCACTCTAATTAATCATACAAATTAGTATGTTTGGAACTCTCAAAACACTCACTAATTCCTTCAACAATGAGAAATTAACCTCACTATTGGAAAATCATTCAAAATACTTAATCACAAGTATAAAAACAAATGCATAAGACAGAGCTTTTGATTGGATTCTTTTATTCACGAAAATAAGGCCTTTAAATAGGCTTATAAAACATAAGAAAATTCTAGAGAAAGACCCTTCACATGACTACAAGCAATCAAGTGATTACTGATTACATTAAAACATACTCAAAATTCTATGAAACCCCTTTCAAATTCTACTACTGAAATTACAATCTTTATTGAAAGAAAACTAAACAACTAtactaataaaaacattaattaaaattctCAAATTCCAACCATTAAAAGATAATATTTCGTCCCTTATGATGCTTGTGACCCGAAACTCTTGGTTGCTCATGGAATGTTTCCTATCTTTTGATAGGCTTCTTGAATTCCACCGTTAAAGATGAACATAAACCAACCATATTGAAGGGGAATGAAGAGCTGAAAGAATTCAGCCATAATGAAGGAATAATTCAGCAAAATGTAAATAATGGAATAAAATACTTGCCATATTTAACCACCGAATAAATGAGGAAATAATACCCTCATGAATATTCCTATTTAAAGCTAATTGAAGGCTAATTTGACTGGCTTATTTTTGGAAAGAATTTCAAATAAACatcctttttttattatattgaaatcGTAGCTCTCTTGCACCCTTAAGGACGAATTCTGGTGCCCTTTAAATTCCTACCAAGACCTTAGGATACAAGTCAAAGCAAGACTCGTAATGAAAGGACCATGTAACTCGTAAGAATCAAATGATGAATCTTCGAAGGACTTAACTAGGAGTATATCTTTAGAATGTTCTTGGACTGAATTTACATCAAGGTTTCAACATAATCTTACCAAAAACTTCATCCTTGTATAACTTGTCCATTCAACCCTCTTCCTATCGGTATCCTTCTCCCTTTCTTGATTATAATAGAGCTCTTGTAAGTTGTGACTGCTTGTGTCACTCAACTAAACACTACCTATTAATAGTGGCGgatccaaacaaaaaaaattaggtgAGCCAAGATTTGAATTCTCAATATCTACCTTTCTATTCTAATTTTGTATAATGACCCAAAAATTTCGGAGAGGCAGCTCCTTTAGGCCACACTAAAGATCTGCCATTGCCTATTAAAACGTTCTTTCTTGCCATTGCTTTTTGGTATTTTCTTGCCATGTAGAGTAGATCTTATACCTTTGCCTTTCTGGTACTTATTGATTGAATCTTTCCAAAATAAGGTCTTTTTAAGTTCACATGTTACCTTTAACTTAGATAAAACCTTTGATTAAACCATTCATTAACAGCTTATTCGATTCTTTATATTTAATGACTAATAAAAATGAGTGAAACGAGAGCTAGATTAGAGTctaagaggtattctcaaactCTAATATCACCATGATCGAAAAGGTTTGAAGTACCTTGATGAACtataacaatttcaatgaaTTAACAATGTTTGAAAGAAAATAATCAATGCAAAATTGACACAATGATTTAAGAGGTTCACCCAATTATGGCTATGTCCTCCGAGGTGTGTAGTATCTTGTTCATACTATTTCAATGGAGTATAACacctcttacaaatgaagtattacaattgagtaagagaacTAAAGGCTATGTGTTTTAGGCTTGGGGGTTTGTGTTTGATGTTGTTTTGATGAGCATATGAGCTCCCTATTTATAggagtaattacatttaatgaTAATGCATACTTAATACAATGGATTAACTACATAATAAACAACCCAAGCAAGTGAAGAAAACAGGATCCAATGCTGTCAGACAACCCTGCTCGTTCGAGCCACTGAAATGCTCGTTTGAGCAAGTCTTCTAGAAGGCTGTTGCTGCCAACTTGTGAAGTGCTTGTTTGAGCAAAATAACAGCTCGTTCGAGCACTGCTTCCAGACCCATTCTAATTAGCTACTGATCTTCATGCTCGTTCAAGGCACTTTGGATTCTTCACTTGCCTCATTCAAGACGTATTACACAGAACCAAAACTGATGCAATTCCCTTATTAACCTGATTCATCATGCCATCTTAATTCCCATGTTAAGAGCTGAAAatgaaagcctcaaagaggtttaacaatgaaaaacaaatgaaaaatataatgcaaatatgAACACAGTGTATATGAGGTATCtaggatacctccccctcaaatgtagtttattatattgaattcaacaattacaagtataataaacctcctattctcttgagaacaatctctcaagatcacaaatactaaagcaaaataagaacactctcaagtttctaaccaTGCAATAGCCCtcacaatatgtgtgtttgtggtgaaaATTactgagtgatgaatcctatttataggcaaggtattcatcactcttagtattccctcataaatcaccataaactcacatgtaactgatcgggactttatgtccttcaatagtaataccgcaagtgcacggcgtagagtagtacgtcggcaagtacgggtcgaatccacaaggagtgggaattaagttaatagtttctcaatcgattagtgtgttcgaaaacgtataatataatgtttggagatattaaaagaaaattaaaacgagcaataaaaaaaaacaaagaaacttaatgaaaacaaattagcaaagtaaataaggatacaatgaactaaaagcaaggataaaatgatcaaaaaaaaaactaagaggCATAGAGTAGGCCTTCTCactaaagtagtgtttactaaacatcAACCTTaggtcatggatattttgttatggggaagaacgtatcataagtactaatgttctctctcgaacAACAAAAGCTTCTTAaccatactcaactacctattctcatggagctaatacatgatttaagacatgaagcacacattcaacatttccaatcaaagcatctacctattctcatagagatgtcttaacttttaagcatagattatcgttaaaaatcgactctcgccctcaattcaacaACACCacaacatgatagcaaa
Coding sequences:
- the LOC130818739 gene encoding protein DETOXIFICATION 24 isoform X2; its protein translation is MASVTETLCGEAYGAKQYDILGVHLQRSWIVNSAVATAMVPFYVYATPLLRVLGQEEDIAVAAGIISLWFIPVLYLNVYGMTMQMFLQAQHKNTVVTWLFTILFFVHALLSWVFVYIMNWGLPGVMIALIIAFGVKVLGEAIYIFGGWCPVTWKGFDRAAFAELMPVLKSSTSSGVMLCIQVWYNAVLVLLAGYMKYATVAISAFSICLNVSTWELMICLGFLGAACVRVSNELGRGNGKAAKFSVEVILYTSLFIGIFFWILCLAFGHQISYLFTSSEEVAKAVSSLSVPLAFSILLNNVGPVLSGVAIGCGSQGLVAIVNMCSYYVIGIPVGVLLAYAADLEVKGIWIGMMCGMVTQTIALLYITWKIDWAEEVKKASKRLSHF